Proteins encoded by one window of Arachis ipaensis cultivar K30076 chromosome B04, Araip1.1, whole genome shotgun sequence:
- the LOC110270986 gene encoding uncharacterized protein LOC110270986, which yields MDESMNFFAVTKEKKPGVYCSWKGPNEKAVSCTFPEFHGFNSYDQALLAFNSKMSSIHAENSAKAEMVGSLCEGGGSSGGSRRRPIVSWLPVISQEELEWNFAIVNDMEE from the exons ATGGATGAGAGTATGAACTTCTTTGCAGTCACAAAGGAAAAGAAACCTGGTGTGTACTGTAGCTGGAAAGGCCCCAACGAGAAAGCTGTCTCCTGCACCTTTCCGGAGTTTCACGGATTCAATAGCTATGACCAAGCGTTGTTGGCTTTCAATTCCAAAATGTCAAGCATCCATGCAGAGAACTCGGCGAAAGCTGAGATGGTGGGATCTCTGTGCGAAGGAGGTGGGTCGTCCGGAGGTAGCCGACGACGTCCGATTGTGTCGT GGCTACCCGTAATTTCCCAAGAGGAACTCGAGTGGAATTTCGCGATTGTAAACGATATGGAGGAATGA